From the genome of Capsicum annuum cultivar UCD-10X-F1 chromosome 4, UCD10Xv1.1, whole genome shotgun sequence:
TTAATTTGTTCTTCGTAACAACTTGACTTAAGatcttatatatatgtaactAAAGCGATCGAGTATTGATTAGACGCGATTATCGTTATtgttgttctttttcttcttcttctttttgttttagtTTGCAGTTCTTCGTTTGataaatgtttatttattttttgagttagaATGTCTAAGTTGAACGAAAGCCACATCCATAGGATTTTCGACAAGCTTGATGAAGATGGTGATGGATTGGTGAGTTTAGATGAGCTCAAAGGCCTTCTTGATAAGATAGGAGCTTGCACGGGCCTTGACGAGCTCCAATCTTTGGTAGGTAAAACGAGCCTTGACTTCATCGACTTCTTATTCTTTTACGAGGCTATGCTAAAGAAAAATTATGGAGAAGAGATAAAAGAGGATAGCGATGTTGATAATAAATTGGAAGATGATCTTGTTGAAGCATTCAAGGTGTTTGATTTGAATGGAGATGGTTTTATTTCTTGTGAGGAGCTTCAAAAATTGTTGTCAAGATTAGGATTGTGGGATGAGAAAGAAGGAAGTGATTGCAGAAACATGATCCACATGTATGATACTAACCTTGAtggtgttcttgattttgaggagtTCAAGAACATGATGTTGCTTTCTAATTCTGAGGGTATTCCTAATTTGTAACTAATTATTGACTTTCATTTTTTGAGACTTTCTTGTAAACATTGTTATGACGACTTTTATATGGTTTATTAACTTCATTTCTTGTAATATGCTTAGCATATTCCATGGTAAGCAAGATGTATATTTTGGACAAATGCGATATCTCTTCAAATAAGTAGAATATTAAATACTTCCTATGAATTAGGTATCCAACATAACCGACTTTCAGCAAAATGGCGGGTGATTAAGCTCCCATTCTCTTTGACAAAAATACTTAATAGTTTGTTAGAACAGTGAGCTTTCGAGAAGAAGACTCCATTGGAGAGGAAAGCATGAGAGAGAAAAATGGAGAAGACCAGATTTGACAAATTAAAATTGTAACTTCCATTACTCAACTCAACAACTTCTATATACATGAgtacaaggaaaagaaaaaaaaagaaggtatcTAGTTGATCCACTAGAGTGACAACTAGATTATTATTAACTAACTCACTAACTAATTATGtacaaatatttataatttaagacTAACTAAATAATATTGACACATACACACACACCCCTCAAGTTGGAAGAGAGATTCTTCTAGACAACTTGTGTAATACAAATGAATGTTTAGGACCTGTGAGTGCTTTTGTCAGAATATCTGTTAATTGATCAAGAGTTGAAGTGAGATGGAGAGTTACAAGCCTTTGTTGAATCTTGTCTCGAACAAAGTGACAGTCCACCTCTGTGTGTTTTGTTCTTCCATGGAACACTGGGTTTCTTGTAATTTGAATGGCTACCTAACTATCTAACACAAAAAACTTATATAGGTAAAAAAGGGGCTTCTCCTTGTTCATGAAGCGGTCTTTCAAGCAAAACTAACAATCTCACCACCTTCCTTATTGCTCTATACTCTGCTTCCGCTGAAGATAGTGAGGCAGtggtttgctttttagatttccTGATAGGACAATCACCCATCATCACTAGTTACCTGCCACTTACTAATCTTCTGAAATCAGGGCACGTTGCCCAATCAGAATCACAGTAAACAGTGAAAGTATAATTTGGTTCTTTGGAAAAAAAGATCCCCATGCTGGGTTTATTCTTCAAATATTTTACTACAAGGAAAACAGTCTTTAGTGAAGTTCTTTAGTTCCTCCAGGAATTGGCTTAAATGTTATACACGATATGCAATGCCCAATCTAGTAGTTGTGAGAAAATTCATCTTTCCTACTAACTTTCTGAAATATGTTGGATCAGATAGTGGGGTTCCTTCATCTGCTCTCAGTTTGGTTGTAGTATCTAGTGGGGAAGCTATTGCACTATAATGGGAACAATCAAACTCTCTTATCAAGTCTTTAGTAAACTTTCTTTATGAAATCAGTGCTCCATCTGTTTTATGTAGGACTTCGAAGCCTAGGAAGTAGTGAAGTTTTCCtaactcttttattttgaattatttacgTAGAAATGATTTCACAAATGTCATCTCTTCCAAATTATTTCCTGTTAATATCAAATCATCTACATGTACAGCAACAAGGACTGTAACAGATCCACGCTTCTTGTAAAACACTGAATAATTACTACGTGAATATGAATATCCCATTGAACATAATGCTTCTATTAATTTGTTATACCGTTGTCAACTAGCTTATTTTAGTCCATACAAGGACTTGTTTAACTTGCACACAAGTTTTTTATCATCCTCCTGCATACATTGAGAATCTCCATGTATACTTTTTCATTCAAATCTCCATATAAAAATGCATTGTTTACATCTAACTGAAATAGATCCCAACCTTTCTTGATATTTAGACTAATTAGTGTTCTAACTGTAGTCATCTTAACAATTAGAGAGAAAGTTTCAGTATAGTAAACACCAATTTATTGAGTGTACCTTGAGTCTTTCCACTGTCTCATCTACCTTGTGTTTATTTTGTAGACCTATTTGCAATCTATAACTCTCTTTCCTGTAGGTATATGAACTAAAATCCAATCGTTATTagcataaagtgcctcaaattcAAGTGTCATAGCTTCTTACCAGGCAGGGCTTGAGACTGCCTCTTCATAAGGGTTTGGTTCACATTCATGAATGATGTTTTTTACTAAATGTTGATTTTATGGATCAAAAATAGTAGTGAAAAGTATTGAACAGTGGTACCATTTATTTGTGATGCTTGTGGTTAAAAGTTTGGTAATGTATATCTATATTCACTAAGATAAGGTAGTACTAAGTATATCCTATTGGT
Proteins encoded in this window:
- the LOC107854437 gene encoding probable calcium-binding protein CML44 isoform X2, which codes for MIVVFLSLFQPGSFILNFQAKEMIFDKLDEDGDGLVSLDELKGLLDKIGACTGLDELQSLVGKTSLDFIDFLFFYEAMLKKNYGEEIKEDSDVDNKLEDDLVEAFKVFDLNGDGFISCEELQKLLSRLGLWDEKEGSDCRNMIHMYDTNLDGVLDFEEFKNMMLLSNSEGIPNL
- the LOC107854437 gene encoding probable calcium-binding protein CML44 isoform X3 encodes the protein MSKLNESHIHRIFDKLDEDGDGLVSLDELKGLLDKIGACTGLDELQSLVGKTSLDFIDFLFFYEAMLKKNYGEEIKEDSDVDNKLEDDLVEAFKVFDLNGDGFISCEELQKLLSRLGLWDEKEGSDCRNMIHMYDTNLDGVLDFEEFKNMMLLSNSEGIPNL
- the LOC107854437 gene encoding probable calcium-binding protein CML44 isoform X1, with product MIVVFLSLFQPGSFILNFQAKEIMSKLNESHIHRIFDKLDEDGDGLVSLDELKGLLDKIGACTGLDELQSLVGKTSLDFIDFLFFYEAMLKKNYGEEIKEDSDVDNKLEDDLVEAFKVFDLNGDGFISCEELQKLLSRLGLWDEKEGSDCRNMIHMYDTNLDGVLDFEEFKNMMLLSNSEGIPNL